A window of the Cololabis saira isolate AMF1-May2022 chromosome 19, fColSai1.1, whole genome shotgun sequence genome harbors these coding sequences:
- the tekt3 gene encoding tektin-3 has translation MELIGSTRTSTYARPKTSHFLPAISTMASSYRNTQLAPAFNPSANMWRTNSYYKSTTVPSLSPIQHDTFDLVRARTALYPSNRTALTARYTPDDWYKSNHIHYRESESSRKSAERLRKDTIRLIQDKEQLTRRTQESTSKNIADRLNDIVFWKSELTHEIDNMVTEIAALSEAKRRLERALAETEGPVQVSRECLFHREKRMSIDLVHDDVEKALIKEVEVVKSCQEKMRRLLDRAIAQLASNRAAQHELEKDMSDKVTAQRIDDKCHHLRNTSDGISYYRGIDRLDHSVSLPDSWSKFTDDNILLSQSQRAASHKLRDEMEILLNATSSEMWNQFNSVNVAFTTRVSETADAKNSLHAHLAKTLQEIFQTEMLVESLQKAIRDKEWPLKVAQTRLEERTRRPNVELCRDNPYHRLVNEVREIEDTIHKLQERLMEAEATLQTLVKTKITLEHDLSIKANSLFLDQEKCMSMRKSFPSMPRLVGYT, from the exons ATGGAGCTAATTGGATCCACTCGGACATCCACTTATGCTCGGCCAAAAACCAGCCACTTCCTCCCAGCCATCTCCACCATGGCATCCAGCTATCGCAACACCCAGCTTGCTCCAGCCTTTAATCCTAGTGCCAATATGTGGAGAACCAACAGCTATTACAAGAGCACCACTGTCCCATCCCTATCTCCCATACAGCATGATACTTTCGATCTGGTTCGTGCCAGAACCGCGCTGTACCCCTCTAACAGGACTGCGCTGACCGCCAGGTACACCCCTGATGACTGGTACAAGTCCAACCATATCCACTACCGGGAGTCTGAGTCCTCCAGGAAAAGTGCGGAGCGACTGAGGAAAGACACCATCAGGCTGATCCAAGACAAAGAGCAGCTCACCCGACGAACACAGGAGAGTACCAGTAAGAATATTGCAGACAGGCTCAATGACATTGTCTTCTGGAAGTCTGAGTTGACTCATGAGATTGACAACATGGTGACAGAGATAGCAGCTCTCAGTGAGGCGAAGAGGAGGCTGGAGAGAGCCTTGGCTGAGACTGAGGGCCCTGTCCAG GTGTCTCGGGAGTGTTTGTTCCACCGAGAGAAGCGGATGTCCATCGATTTGGTgcatgacgatgttgaaaaggCCCTGATAAAG GAGGTAGAAGTTGTAAAGTCGTGTCAGGAGAAGATGAGGCGCCTTCTGGACAGAGCCATCGCACAGCTGGC GTCAAACCGAGCAGCTCAGCATGAGTTGGAAAAAGACATGAGTGACAAAGTGACAGCTCAGAGGATTGATGACAAATGTCACCACTTGAGGAACACATCAGATGGCATCAGCTATTACAGAGGGATTGACAGACTCGACCATTC CGTGTCTCTGCCGGACTCCTGGTCTAAGTTCACAGACGACAACATCCTGCTCTCCCAGAGCCAGCGAGCGGCTTCCCACAAGCTCAGGGATGAGATGGAGATCTTGCTGAACGCCACGTCTAGTGAAATGTGGAACCAGTTCAACAGCGTCAACGTGGCCTTCACCACCCGCGTGTCAGAAACCGCCGATGCCAAGAACAGCCTGCACGCTCACCTGGCTAAG ACGCTGCAGGAGATCTTCCAGACTGAGATGCTGGTCGAGTCTCTGCAGAAAGCCATCAGAGATAAGGAGTGGCCGCTGAAAGTGGCCCAGACCAGGCTGGAGGAGAGGACTCGCAGGCCGAACGTAGAGCTCTGTCGAGACAACCCCTACCACAG GCTTGTGAACGAGGTGCGAGAGATCGAGGATACCATCCACAAACTTCAGGAGAGACTGATGGAGGCAGAGGCCACTCTGCAGACTCTGGTCAAGACCAAAATAACTCTGGAACATGACCTGTCCATCAAGGCCAACTCCCTCTTCTTGGACCAGGAGAAGTGCATGAGCATGCGCAAGAGCTTTCCCAGCATGCCCCGCCTGGTGGGCTACACCTAA